In one window of Opitutus sp. GAS368 DNA:
- a CDS encoding glycosyltransferase: MKRVLIISPHFPPVNAPDCQRVRMSLPYYRQFGWDPVVLAVHPKHRSDWRDESLLAGLPGDVPIHYCGALPTALTRLIGIQNIGLRCAAFLSPRGLELLTQQSFDLVFFSTTQYLVTPLGRIWRRQTGVPYVIDLQDPWRSDYYERPGAPPPPGGWKYQFARLTAWLCEERTFRDAAGFMSVSHHYFRELQGRYPWFASRLQTVIPFGGPQADFDFLRQHPAPSSIPLNPAGCIHWVAAGSLSPSFSHALRVLFAGLRRLRQQNPALAQRLRLHFAGTSYAPPDQAPLTAKPIAELYGVGDLVTEYPVRIGYLDSLRLMQAADGLLLLGSDDLTYSPSKIYPSYMTDRPILALVHHGSLLGELLERLRCARLVTLLVPGKETEPAGEVAGFFQAVAEQRNASHEQPARDSRWFQEHLLAEVSTRRQCALFDEAVARAGRA, from the coding sequence ATGAAGCGCGTCCTGATCATCAGCCCCCACTTTCCGCCGGTGAACGCCCCGGACTGCCAGCGCGTGCGGATGAGCCTGCCCTATTACCGCCAGTTCGGCTGGGATCCGGTGGTGCTCGCCGTGCATCCCAAGCACCGCTCCGACTGGCGGGACGAATCCCTGCTGGCGGGCCTGCCCGGCGATGTGCCGATCCACTACTGCGGGGCGCTGCCGACGGCGCTCACCCGCCTGATTGGCATCCAGAACATCGGCCTGCGCTGCGCCGCGTTCCTCAGCCCGCGCGGGCTGGAGCTGCTCACCCAGCAGTCCTTCGACCTGGTGTTCTTCAGCACCACGCAATATCTCGTGACCCCGCTCGGGCGCATCTGGCGCCGGCAGACGGGCGTGCCCTATGTGATCGACCTGCAGGATCCCTGGCGCAGCGACTACTATGAGCGGCCGGGCGCGCCGCCGCCGCCCGGCGGCTGGAAATACCAGTTCGCGCGGCTCACGGCCTGGCTCTGCGAGGAGCGGACCTTCCGCGACGCGGCGGGCTTCATGAGCGTGTCGCACCATTATTTCCGCGAGCTGCAGGGGCGTTATCCGTGGTTTGCCAGCCGGCTGCAAACGGTGATCCCGTTCGGCGGACCCCAGGCCGATTTTGATTTCCTCCGCCAGCATCCCGCGCCTTCGTCGATCCCGCTGAACCCCGCCGGCTGCATCCACTGGGTCGCCGCCGGCAGTCTCAGCCCCTCCTTCAGTCATGCCCTGCGCGTGTTGTTTGCCGGCCTGCGGCGCCTGCGGCAGCAAAATCCGGCCCTGGCCCAGCGGCTGCGCCTTCATTTTGCCGGCACCAGTTACGCCCCTCCCGATCAGGCGCCCTTGACGGCAAAGCCGATTGCGGAACTCTATGGCGTCGGCGACCTCGTCACCGAATATCCCGTGCGCATCGGTTATCTCGACTCCCTGCGCCTGATGCAGGCCGCCGACGGCCTGCTGCTGCTGGGCTCGGACGACCTCACCTATTCACCCTCGAAGATTTATCCCAGTTACATGACCGACCGGCCCATCCTGGCCCTTGTCCATCACGGCAGCCTGCTCGGCGAGCTGCTCGAACGCCTGCGCTGCGCGCGGCTGGTCACCCTGCTGGTCCCGGGCAAGGAGACCGAGCCGGCCGGTGAGGTCGCCGGATTCTTCCAGGCCGTGGCGGAACAGCGCAACGCGAGCCACGAGCAGCCGGCGCGCGATTCCCGCTGGTTCCAGGAGCACCTGCTCGCCGAGGTCTCCACCCGGCGGCAATGCGCCCTGTTCGACGAAGCCGTGGCCCGGGCGGGCCGCGCCTGA
- a CDS encoding glycosyltransferase family 4 protein codes for MRRLAVILSHPVQYYSPWFRWLRANTPLEFRVFYLWEFGVTAQRDRQFGTTFQWDVDLLAGYESEFVPNVARDPGTHHFGGLDNPALVDRLAAWHPGAVLLFGYNWRSHQRALWWARRHGVPLLFRGDSHLLGRTGLPFLRRQLLRFLYRQFAALTYVGAANRDYFRALGVPEKKLFFAPHSVNAAHFDPADPAPQAAADRLRADLGLAGKRVVLFAGKFSAAKQPAELLAAFQHVATSADALLFVGDGDERSRLQKLAAAHPATHVRFLPFANQSEMPARYRLADIFVLPSRGHYETWGLAVNEAMHLGVPCLVSDLVGCQRDLVTPGETGWVFPAADPAALAAALRTALRTPPEEMSRLRRNACATAGRYTYQQTSDGLLAALASLPPA; via the coding sequence ATGCGCCGCCTCGCCGTCATCCTGTCGCACCCGGTGCAATACTACAGCCCGTGGTTCCGCTGGCTGCGGGCGAACACGCCGCTTGAGTTCCGCGTGTTCTACCTTTGGGAGTTCGGCGTCACCGCGCAGCGCGACCGGCAGTTCGGGACCACCTTCCAATGGGACGTGGATCTCCTCGCCGGCTACGAATCCGAATTCGTGCCGAACGTCGCGCGCGATCCGGGCACGCACCATTTCGGTGGGCTCGACAACCCGGCGCTGGTCGACCGCCTCGCCGCGTGGCATCCCGGGGCCGTGCTGCTCTTCGGCTACAACTGGCGTTCGCACCAGCGCGCGCTCTGGTGGGCGCGCCGCCACGGCGTTCCCCTGCTTTTCCGCGGTGATTCCCACCTCCTCGGCCGGACGGGCCTGCCCTTCCTGCGCCGCCAGCTGCTCCGGTTCCTCTACCGCCAGTTCGCCGCGCTCACCTATGTCGGCGCCGCCAACCGGGACTACTTCCGGGCGTTGGGCGTGCCGGAAAAAAAGCTCTTCTTCGCCCCCCACTCGGTCAATGCCGCACACTTCGATCCCGCCGACCCGGCCCCGCAGGCCGCGGCAGACCGGCTGCGGGCCGATCTCGGCCTCGCGGGCAAGCGCGTCGTGCTCTTCGCCGGCAAGTTCTCGGCCGCCAAGCAGCCCGCGGAACTGCTCGCGGCCTTCCAACATGTGGCCACCTCCGCCGACGCGCTGCTCTTTGTCGGCGACGGCGACGAGCGGTCGCGGCTGCAGAAACTCGCGGCCGCGCACCCCGCCACCCACGTCCGCTTCCTGCCCTTTGCCAACCAGAGCGAAATGCCGGCGCGCTACCGGCTGGCCGACATCTTTGTGCTGCCCTCGCGCGGCCACTATGAGACGTGGGGCCTCGCGGTGAACGAGGCGATGCACCTCGGCGTGCCCTGCCTGGTTTCGGACCTGGTCGGCTGTCAGCGCGATCTGGTCACGCCCGGCGAAACGGGCTGGGTTTTCCCGGCGGCGGACCCGGCCGCCTTGGCCGCCGCGCTGCGCACCGCCTTGCGCACGCCACCCGAGGAAATGTCGCGGCTTCGCCGAAATGCGTGCGCGACCGCCGGGCGTTACACCTACCAGCAGACCAGCGACGGCCTGCTCGCCGCCCTGGCCAGCCTGCCACCGGCCTGA
- a CDS encoding glycosyltransferase family 4 protein produces the protein MRITIVSGFFLPMPPVGGGATEKSWHRLGQEFAARGHKVTMISRRWRGFPHDETGAGIRHLRLPGWDHQSSLLRNLLLDFWWSWRVFFALPNADIVVVNAVALPVWLGWLKPRAGRVVIMTGRMPKGQYRRYRAIARVLAASSYVRDRVLAENPGLAPVTQLYGYPIDWRMLNESAGSAPPTMPPFAATEVVFGFVGRIHEEKGLMLLTEALQLLAAQPGLPPWRLLLCGPTDVARGGSGPGFRSRLMRQLSAVMPTERFHLLDPQFNERTLAGVYHRLQVFCYPSLAAQGETFGVAVAEAMAAGAVPVVSRLACFTDFVRDGQNGLVFDHDAPDAAARLADALRRLLTDADLRTRLAAAARQDVSSYDYAAYAGRLLADFEQLTAPAKPASSAS, from the coding sequence ATGCGCATCACCATTGTCAGCGGTTTCTTCCTGCCCATGCCTCCGGTTGGCGGCGGGGCCACGGAAAAATCCTGGCACCGGCTCGGGCAGGAGTTCGCCGCGCGCGGCCACAAGGTGACCATGATCTCGCGCCGCTGGCGGGGCTTTCCCCACGACGAGACCGGCGCCGGCATCCGGCATCTGCGCCTGCCCGGCTGGGACCACCAGAGCAGCCTGCTGCGCAACCTGCTGCTCGATTTCTGGTGGAGCTGGCGCGTGTTCTTTGCCCTGCCGAACGCTGACATCGTCGTGGTCAACGCCGTTGCGCTGCCGGTCTGGCTTGGCTGGCTGAAACCCCGGGCCGGACGGGTGGTCATCATGACCGGCCGCATGCCGAAGGGCCAGTATCGCCGCTACCGCGCCATCGCCCGGGTGCTGGCGGCGAGCAGTTATGTTCGCGACCGCGTGCTGGCGGAAAACCCCGGCCTGGCCCCGGTCACGCAGCTCTACGGCTATCCCATCGACTGGCGGATGCTGAACGAATCCGCCGGCAGCGCCCCGCCGACGATGCCGCCGTTCGCAGCCACCGAGGTTGTGTTCGGGTTTGTCGGTCGCATCCATGAGGAGAAGGGGCTCATGCTCCTGACCGAGGCGCTCCAACTCCTGGCCGCCCAACCCGGCTTGCCACCCTGGCGCCTGTTGCTGTGCGGCCCGACCGATGTGGCCCGCGGCGGTTCCGGCCCCGGGTTCCGCAGCCGGTTGATGCGGCAGCTCTCCGCCGTGATGCCCACCGAGCGCTTCCATCTGCTGGACCCGCAGTTCAACGAGCGCACGCTGGCCGGGGTCTATCACCGCCTGCAGGTTTTCTGCTACCCCAGCCTCGCCGCGCAGGGCGAGACTTTCGGCGTCGCCGTGGCCGAGGCCATGGCCGCCGGCGCCGTGCCGGTCGTGTCGCGGCTCGCCTGCTTCACCGATTTCGTGCGCGACGGGCAGAACGGCCTGGTCTTCGATCACGACGCCCCCGATGCTGCGGCCCGGCTGGCCGATGCCCTCCGCCGCCTGTTGACCGACGCCGACCTGCGGACCCGTCTGGCCGCGGCGGCCCGGCAGGACGTCAGTTCCTATGATTACGCCGCGTATGCCGGACGTCTGCTCGCCGACTTCGAGCAGTTGACCGCCCCCGCAAAGCCCGCATCCTCCGCCTCGTGA
- a CDS encoding GxxExxY protein, translating to MKPITSLSVETESVASGAIECAFRVHRQLGPGLLESVYEACLLHELKKSGLRFESQKILPVIYDDLKLETGLRLDVVVQEQVVLELKAVEALLPIHQAQVLTYLKLTGFRLGLLINFNTVLLKDGIRRVVL from the coding sequence ATGAAGCCCATCACCTCCCTTTCGGTTGAGACCGAATCGGTCGCGTCGGGCGCTATTGAATGTGCCTTTAGGGTTCACCGGCAACTGGGACCGGGGCTGCTCGAATCTGTTTATGAGGCCTGTCTCCTGCACGAACTGAAAAAATCAGGACTTCGATTCGAAAGCCAAAAAATCCTTCCTGTGATCTATGATGACCTGAAGTTGGAAACCGGTTTACGGCTCGATGTCGTCGTGCAGGAACAAGTCGTCTTGGAGCTCAAAGCCGTGGAGGCGTTGCTGCCGATTCATCAAGCGCAGGTGCTCACTTATCTAAAGCTGACGGGCTTCCGTCTCGGCTTGCTCATCAATTTCAACACGGTGCTGCTTAAGGATGGCATCAGGCGCGTGGTGTTGTGA
- a CDS encoding glycosyltransferase, which translates to MRVCHIVPSLEERHGGPSRSVRALANAGAALGESVELLATLEAGQTVAGGEDLATVRTFPRVAPRWLSRSPEMRRYLQDTPADIVHHHSLWLLPLRYAGEAARRQSVPLVISPRGMMSGWAYRHRRGRKRLAEWLVHPGAFAAAAGWHATSPEERADIQALGFKQPVCVSPNGVSLPGEAELAAARAAWHQLCPATRARPVALFYSRLHRKKRVRELIDLWLAASRGDWLLLVVGVAEDYTPAELAANVAAAGAQDRVAVFDGAGRPPPYAAASLFVLPSHSENFGLVIAEALAAGVPALVTDTTPWTGLAKSGCGWCTPWENYGTALTAALATPAAELTAMGRRGRDWTAREFSWARAAGLLNEFYRHLRHERR; encoded by the coding sequence ATGCGCGTCTGCCATATTGTGCCCAGCCTTGAGGAGCGTCACGGCGGGCCTTCGCGGTCGGTCCGCGCCCTCGCCAACGCCGGGGCGGCGCTGGGTGAATCGGTCGAGTTGCTGGCCACCCTTGAGGCGGGCCAGACGGTGGCGGGCGGCGAGGACCTCGCGACGGTCCGCACCTTTCCGCGAGTGGCCCCGCGCTGGCTTTCGCGTTCGCCGGAGATGCGCCGTTACCTGCAGGACACTCCCGCCGATATCGTGCACCATCACTCGCTCTGGCTGCTGCCGCTGCGCTATGCCGGCGAGGCGGCGCGCCGGCAATCCGTGCCGCTGGTAATCTCGCCGCGCGGCATGATGAGTGGCTGGGCCTACCGGCACCGGCGCGGCCGCAAGCGCCTGGCCGAGTGGCTGGTCCATCCCGGCGCCTTCGCCGCCGCGGCCGGCTGGCATGCCACCAGCCCGGAGGAACGCGCTGACATCCAAGCCCTCGGGTTCAAGCAGCCGGTCTGCGTCTCGCCCAACGGCGTGTCGTTGCCGGGCGAGGCCGAACTCGCCGCCGCCCGCGCCGCCTGGCACCAGCTCTGCCCCGCGACCCGGGCGCGGCCCGTCGCGCTCTTCTATTCGCGCCTGCACCGGAAAAAGCGCGTGCGCGAGCTGATCGACCTTTGGCTGGCCGCCTCGCGCGGCGACTGGCTGCTGCTCGTTGTGGGTGTCGCGGAGGACTACACTCCCGCCGAACTCGCCGCGAATGTGGCCGCGGCAGGCGCGCAGGACCGCGTGGCGGTCTTTGACGGCGCCGGCCGGCCACCGCCCTACGCGGCGGCCTCGTTGTTCGTGCTGCCGTCCCATTCGGAAAATTTCGGCCTGGTCATCGCCGAGGCCCTCGCCGCCGGAGTGCCCGCGCTGGTGACCGACACGACCCCTTGGACAGGTCTCGCCAAGAGCGGCTGCGGCTGGTGCACGCCGTGGGAAAACTACGGCACCGCGCTAACGGCGGCGCTGGCCACCCCCGCCGCCGAACTGACCGCAATGGGCCGGCGCGGCCGCGACTGGACCGCCCGTGAGTTTTCCTGGGCGCGGGCCGCCGGCCTGCTCAATGAATTCTACCGCCACCTCCGCCATGAGCGCCGCTGA
- a CDS encoding O-antigen ligase family protein: protein MSAADPTHRRRSAGWLEKLVLFHFGSLLVFTTWAFGGQAPWVRQGIAGWGAGGVLLFIVACVRRNKSTGDQPWPALRYLWPLWLYDLLVIISCFNPGFKEQMIAGERSLVMANPIPWLPTAALPGLAWKELWQFNVIVLSCFNLFLVLPGRRFVRGVLFLIGGNAVSLAVFGTFQKLAGAKGLWFGLVASPNSRFFSTFIYHNHWGAFTLLNTAVCLALLFHALRRGGQRDLWHSPVLMGAVVTLLLAASVPLSASRSCTVLIGLLLLGALTHFLLRVVRRQRERHASVLLPVASIVLAALLAATAIAWLGRGAIAQRLEQTTAQLAPGAREVTFGSRLTLYRDTWRMASEKPWFGWGLESYAHVFRVFNTQRTTEIVFWIPFYAEAHNDWLQSLAEVGFVGTGLLALLVLLPLCAIPWRRAGSTVPRYLLTGCGLVLLYAWVEFPFANPAVMLTFCALFYCALRYAQLELQAQREEAGSSHG, encoded by the coding sequence ATGAGCGCCGCTGACCCCACCCATCGCCGTCGCAGCGCCGGCTGGCTGGAAAAGCTGGTGCTGTTTCACTTCGGCAGCCTCCTGGTTTTCACCACGTGGGCCTTCGGCGGGCAGGCGCCCTGGGTGCGGCAAGGCATCGCCGGCTGGGGTGCCGGGGGCGTGCTGCTGTTCATCGTGGCCTGCGTGCGCCGGAACAAATCCACCGGCGACCAGCCCTGGCCGGCGCTGCGCTATCTCTGGCCGCTGTGGCTCTACGACCTGCTCGTGATCATCAGCTGCTTCAACCCGGGCTTCAAGGAGCAGATGATTGCGGGTGAGCGCTCGCTGGTCATGGCCAATCCCATCCCCTGGCTGCCGACCGCGGCACTGCCGGGGCTGGCGTGGAAGGAGCTGTGGCAGTTCAACGTCATCGTGCTGTCCTGCTTCAACCTGTTCCTCGTGCTGCCCGGCCGCCGGTTCGTGCGCGGCGTCCTTTTCCTGATTGGCGGCAACGCCGTCTCGCTGGCCGTGTTCGGCACCTTTCAGAAACTCGCCGGGGCCAAGGGACTGTGGTTTGGCCTCGTGGCGTCGCCCAACAGCCGCTTCTTCTCCACCTTCATCTACCACAACCACTGGGGCGCGTTCACCCTGCTGAACACGGCCGTGTGCCTCGCCCTGCTCTTCCACGCCCTTCGCCGCGGCGGCCAGCGCGATCTCTGGCATTCCCCCGTCCTGATGGGGGCCGTCGTCACCCTGTTGCTGGCCGCCTCGGTGCCGCTTAGCGCCTCGCGCTCCTGCACCGTGCTCATCGGGCTGCTCTTGCTGGGCGCCCTGACGCACTTCCTGCTCCGGGTCGTCCGGCGGCAGCGAGAGCGGCACGCGTCGGTCCTGCTGCCGGTCGCAAGCATTGTCCTGGCGGCGCTGCTCGCCGCCACCGCCATCGCGTGGCTGGGCCGCGGCGCCATTGCCCAGCGGTTGGAGCAAACCACTGCGCAGCTCGCGCCGGGCGCCCGGGAAGTCACCTTCGGCTCCCGGCTCACGCTTTATCGTGACACCTGGCGCATGGCGTCAGAAAAGCCCTGGTTCGGCTGGGGTTTGGAAAGCTACGCCCACGTCTTCCGTGTCTTCAACACCCAGCGCACCACGGAGATCGTCTTCTGGATCCCCTTCTACGCCGAGGCCCACAACGACTGGCTGCAATCGCTGGCCGAGGTCGGTTTCGTGGGCACCGGCTTGCTGGCCCTGCTCGTCCTGCTGCCCCTGTGCGCGATCCCCTGGCGCCGGGCCGGATCGACCGTGCCGCGCTATCTCCTGACCGGCTGCGGCCTCGTGCTGCTCTACGCGTGGGTCGAATTCCCCTTCGCCAATCCCGCCGTCATGCTCACCTTCTGCGCCCTGTTCTACTGCGCCCTGCGCTACGCACAGCTGGAACTGCAGGCCCAGCGGGAAGAGGCGGGTTCCAGCCATGGCTGA
- a CDS encoding glycosyltransferase family 2 protein: protein MADSPPVSILILTLNEEKKLPACLAAVARFDDIVVLDSGSTDRTAAVARAAGARVFVNPFRDFASQRNHAHETIAFKHPWVLHLDADEIMMPELAAECTTLDPAAPLDGYYIAPRMMFHGNWLRRCTDFPAWQARCVRARGFRFIQTGHGQREAPEMRMGRLAGNYLHDISVDDIAEWEARHQRYARQEASQFLAAPETLGQTLQKLLAGAPLARRRALKRLSYHLPARPLMRLLYQYVLRGGFLDGAGAWRYCLLLARYERIAAAEIKRQRAAGHG, encoded by the coding sequence ATGGCTGACTCCCCGCCGGTCTCCATCCTCATCCTCACGCTCAATGAGGAGAAAAAACTTCCCGCCTGCCTGGCGGCCGTGGCGCGCTTTGACGATATCGTCGTGCTCGACTCCGGCTCGACCGACCGGACCGCGGCAGTGGCCCGGGCCGCCGGCGCCCGCGTTTTTGTCAACCCGTTCCGGGACTTTGCCAGCCAGCGCAACCATGCCCACGAGACGATCGCGTTCAAGCACCCCTGGGTGCTTCACCTCGATGCGGATGAGATCATGATGCCCGAACTGGCGGCCGAGTGCACCACGCTGGACCCGGCCGCCCCGCTGGACGGTTATTACATCGCCCCGCGCATGATGTTTCACGGCAACTGGCTGCGCCGCTGCACCGATTTCCCCGCCTGGCAGGCGCGCTGCGTGCGGGCCCGCGGCTTCCGTTTCATCCAGACCGGCCACGGCCAGCGGGAGGCGCCGGAGATGCGCATGGGCCGGCTCGCGGGCAATTATCTGCACGACATTTCCGTCGACGACATCGCCGAGTGGGAGGCCCGTCACCAGCGCTACGCCCGCCAAGAGGCGAGCCAGTTCCTCGCCGCGCCCGAGACGCTCGGACAGACCTTGCAAAAACTCCTCGCCGGCGCGCCGCTCGCGCGCCGGCGCGCGCTCAAGCGCCTGAGCTACCACCTGCCGGCCCGGCCGCTCATGCGTCTGCTCTACCAGTATGTGCTGCGCGGCGGCTTCCTGGATGGTGCCGGCGCCTGGCGCTACTGCCTCCTGCTGGCCCGCTATGAGCGGATCGCCGCGGCCGAAATCAAGCGCCAGCGCGCTGCCGGGCATGGATAA
- a CDS encoding glycosyltransferase family 4 protein — protein MDKPRLILVNRVYWPSTAATAQLLTDLAEGLAARGWPVHVIAAGEASTRHKGVTIHRTGGSDRHGGLFSRLVNYGHFRREARRQLAALLQPGDVVVVMTDPPMLGAALTGLAGQRGASVVHWIQDIYPEIVSAHVGALAALPLSPLRARRDAAWRAARACVTLGEDMAQLVRERQVPADRIALVPNWAPRELHEPAATEAITARRLAWGVGDKFVIAYSGNLGRVHEFTAVLAAAERLKAQRNIVFLFIGTGARFEEIRTAAAARGLDNVRLLPPAPRAELAAALAAADVQLVTLKPAFGRLVYPSKLAGVLAAARPVLFVGPPEGEIARFLARAQCGAAVGPDDGTRLAGLIAEWRADPARCAHLGRQARAAYERHFTFDSALAAWETILHHARGK, from the coding sequence ATGGATAAACCGCGCCTGATCCTGGTCAACCGCGTCTACTGGCCCTCGACCGCGGCCACGGCCCAGCTGCTCACCGACTTGGCGGAGGGTCTGGCCGCCCGCGGCTGGCCGGTGCACGTCATCGCCGCCGGCGAGGCCTCGACCCGCCACAAGGGCGTGACCATTCATCGCACCGGCGGGAGCGACCGGCACGGCGGCTTGTTCTCGCGACTGGTCAATTACGGGCATTTTCGTCGCGAAGCCCGACGGCAGCTCGCCGCGCTGCTCCAGCCGGGTGATGTTGTCGTGGTCATGACCGACCCGCCGATGCTCGGGGCCGCCCTGACCGGCCTGGCCGGGCAGCGCGGGGCGTCCGTCGTCCACTGGATCCAGGACATCTACCCGGAGATTGTCTCGGCGCATGTCGGCGCGCTCGCGGCCCTGCCGCTCAGTCCCTTGCGGGCCCGGCGCGATGCGGCGTGGCGCGCGGCCCGCGCCTGCGTGACCCTGGGCGAGGACATGGCGCAACTGGTGCGGGAGCGCCAGGTGCCGGCGGACCGCATCGCCCTCGTGCCCAATTGGGCGCCGCGCGAGCTGCATGAACCGGCCGCAACGGAAGCCATCACCGCGCGTCGCCTGGCCTGGGGCGTGGGCGACAAGTTCGTCATCGCCTACTCCGGCAACCTCGGACGCGTGCACGAGTTCACCGCCGTGCTCGCGGCCGCCGAACGCCTGAAGGCGCAGCGCAACATCGTCTTCCTGTTCATCGGCACCGGGGCCCGCTTCGAGGAGATCCGCACGGCGGCCGCCGCGCGTGGGCTGGACAATGTCCGGTTGCTCCCGCCCGCGCCACGCGCCGAACTCGCCGCCGCCCTCGCCGCCGCGGACGTCCAGCTGGTGACGCTCAAGCCCGCGTTCGGCCGGCTGGTCTATCCCAGCAAGCTCGCCGGCGTCCTGGCGGCCGCCCGTCCCGTGCTGTTCGTCGGGCCGCCGGAAGGCGAAATCGCCCGGTTTCTGGCGCGCGCGCAATGCGGCGCGGCCGTCGGCCCCGATGACGGGACCCGCCTGGCCGGCTTGATCGCCGAATGGCGCGCCGACCCGGCGCGTTGTGCGCACCTCGGCCGGCAGGCGCGCGCCGCCTACGAGCGCCATTTCACCTTTGATTCGGCCCTGGCGGCTTGGGAGACGATCCTGCACCACGCCCGAGGAAAGTAG
- a CDS encoding exopolysaccharide biosynthesis polyprenyl glycosylphosphotransferase: MIQGRTITFILVLLDALAVVVAFNSVAWAWGVLQWEGFILVPLALPALMHFLAVYLIDGYNPRTDMMSVTYTSLHTIALVFVLLFTLLLTYAFIPAGFALQVSRLVITGSCLTLIPVTLLYRRFFYQRQLAHKQQRYFLFLGTPENCVAFKEECRKTGMQQSVLYATHSTFARALTPATPAASAPPFGDVAHYLEEYEGNLDAIILRETSQALPPAVAQKLMELHFSGVPTYTLELFHEVYWRKIPLYRLNQTWLFQEGFQIAREPVFERLKRISDIGLAAFGLLLALPFFPFVAAAIWLDDRGPVFFRQPRVGRNRVLFAIVKLRTMRVGGTGSDYTQKNDNRITRLGRFLRASRLDEVPQLWNVLVGDMSLIGPRAEWVRLVEEYEKQIPCYHFRHLVKPGITGWAQVNYPYGANLEDTLRKLEYDLYYIRYFSFVLDASIVLKTIHIMLFGKGR, from the coding sequence ATGATCCAGGGAAGAACCATCACCTTCATCCTCGTCCTGCTGGACGCGCTCGCGGTGGTGGTGGCGTTCAACAGCGTCGCCTGGGCGTGGGGCGTGCTGCAGTGGGAGGGATTCATCCTGGTGCCGCTGGCCCTGCCCGCGTTGATGCACTTTCTGGCCGTCTATCTCATCGATGGCTACAATCCGCGGACGGACATGATGTCGGTCACCTATACCAGCCTGCACACCATCGCGCTGGTCTTCGTCCTGCTGTTCACGCTGCTGCTCACCTACGCCTTCATTCCGGCGGGTTTCGCCCTGCAGGTCAGCCGCCTCGTCATCACGGGCTCCTGCCTGACGCTGATCCCGGTCACCCTGCTCTACCGGCGGTTTTTCTACCAGCGGCAGCTGGCGCACAAGCAGCAGCGCTATTTCCTGTTTCTGGGCACGCCGGAGAACTGCGTGGCCTTCAAGGAAGAATGCCGCAAGACCGGCATGCAGCAGTCCGTGCTCTACGCCACGCACTCCACCTTCGCCCGCGCCCTCACCCCGGCCACCCCCGCGGCCTCCGCGCCCCCCTTCGGCGACGTGGCGCACTACCTCGAGGAATACGAGGGCAATCTCGACGCCATCATCCTCCGCGAGACCAGCCAGGCCCTCCCGCCGGCGGTGGCCCAGAAACTGATGGAGTTGCATTTCTCCGGCGTGCCGACCTACACGCTCGAGCTGTTTCATGAGGTTTACTGGCGGAAAATCCCGCTCTACCGGCTGAACCAGACCTGGCTGTTTCAGGAAGGCTTCCAGATTGCCCGCGAACCGGTCTTCGAGCGCCTCAAGCGCATCAGCGACATCGGGCTGGCCGCCTTCGGCCTGCTGCTGGCGCTGCCGTTCTTCCCGTTCGTGGCGGCGGCGATCTGGCTCGATGACCGCGGGCCGGTCTTCTTCCGCCAGCCGCGCGTCGGCCGGAACCGCGTGCTCTTTGCCATCGTCAAGCTCCGCACCATGCGCGTGGGCGGCACCGGCAGCGACTATACGCAGAAGAACGACAACCGCATCACCCGCCTCGGCCGCTTCCTCCGCGCCAGCCGGCTCGACGAGGTGCCGCAGCTCTGGAATGTCCTCGTCGGCGACATGAGCCTGATCGGGCCGCGCGCCGAGTGGGTGCGGCTCGTCGAGGAGTATGAGAAGCAGATCCCGTGTTATCACTTCCGTCACCTGGTGAAACCGGGCATCACCGGCTGGGCCCAGGTGAACTATCCCTACGGGGCCAACCTCGAGGACACGCTCCGGAAACTGGAATACGATCTCTACTACATCCGCTATTTCTCGTTCGTGCTCGATGCCTCCATCGTCCTGAAGACGATTCACATCATGCTTTTTGGCAAGGGCCGGTGA